A region from the Mesorhizobium sp. J8 genome encodes:
- a CDS encoding type II toxin-antitoxin system HicB family antitoxin — protein sequence MKNYFALVEKDADSAFGIRFPDIPGCFSAADVPEDIVPNAVEALQLWAEDISVPEPSSHEAIVSLPDVRAALSEGAYLVSVPLIDNDSAVVRANVTFERGVLRAIDAAARERGITRSAFLSSAARREIEAKH from the coding sequence ATGAAGAACTACTTCGCGCTGGTTGAGAAGGATGCCGACAGCGCGTTTGGTATTCGGTTCCCCGACATTCCGGGCTGCTTTTCGGCTGCCGACGTACCCGAGGATATCGTGCCGAATGCAGTCGAGGCCCTCCAACTTTGGGCCGAGGATATCTCCGTGCCTGAGCCATCCAGCCACGAGGCGATTGTATCGCTTCCCGATGTCCGTGCCGCACTGTCGGAAGGAGCATATTTAGTTTCCGTGCCGCTGATCGACAATGACAGCGCTGTGGTCAGGGCTAACGTGACGTTCGAACGCGGTGTCCTACGTGCGATCGATGCCGCCGCGCGCGAGCGCGGCATTACCAGGTCCGCATTTCTCTCAAGCGCCGCCCGCAGGGAAATCGAAGCCAAGCACTAG
- a CDS encoding enoyl-CoA hydratase, whose product MAEVVAIKPAVADGPVLVSQDKGILRLTLASPPANALSLATMAALQAEFDRVKSDKSVRVIILAASGKVFCAGHDLKEMTAHRAEPDRGKAFFEKTFAACATLMQTIVRHPKPVIAEVDGLATAAGLQLVASCDLAIASHEATFCTPGVNIGLFCSTPMVALSRNVSRKQAMEMLLTGETIDAATAKDFGLINRIVPREYLNQVVNKYAQTVASKSSLVVKTGKEAFYAQAEMGLADAYAYTGRVMVENMLARDAEEGIGAFIGKRKPEWTDE is encoded by the coding sequence ATGGCTGAAGTCGTTGCCATCAAGCCCGCCGTCGCCGACGGCCCCGTTCTTGTCAGCCAGGACAAGGGTATCCTGCGCCTCACGCTCGCCAGCCCGCCGGCCAATGCGCTGTCGCTGGCGACGATGGCGGCGCTGCAGGCCGAGTTCGATCGCGTGAAGTCCGATAAATCTGTGCGCGTCATTATCCTGGCGGCGTCGGGCAAAGTGTTCTGCGCCGGTCACGACCTCAAGGAGATGACGGCACATCGCGCCGAGCCGGATCGCGGCAAGGCCTTCTTCGAAAAGACCTTCGCGGCCTGCGCGACGCTGATGCAGACCATCGTGCGACATCCGAAGCCCGTGATCGCCGAGGTCGACGGTCTTGCGACCGCCGCCGGCCTGCAGCTGGTCGCGAGTTGCGACCTTGCCATTGCCTCGCACGAAGCGACCTTCTGCACCCCTGGCGTGAACATTGGCCTGTTCTGCTCGACGCCGATGGTGGCGCTGTCGCGCAACGTCTCGCGCAAGCAGGCGATGGAAATGCTGCTCACCGGCGAGACGATCGACGCCGCGACCGCCAAGGATTTCGGCCTGATCAACCGCATCGTACCGCGCGAATATCTCAATCAGGTCGTCAACAAATACGCGCAAACCGTTGCCTCAAAATCGTCTTTGGTAGTCAAGACCGGCAAAGAGGCGTTCTACGCTCAGGCCGAAATGGGGCTGGCCGATGCCTATGCCTATACTGGCCGCGTGATGGTGGAAAACATGCTGGCCCGCGATGCCGAGGAAGGCATCGGCGCCTTCATCGGCAAGCGCAAGCCGGAATGGACCGACGAGTAG
- a CDS encoding LysR family transcriptional regulator translates to MATDLNDLQAFMAVARAGGFREGARATAGSASALSEAIRRLETQLGVRLFNRTTRSVALTEAGAGLLARLGPALGEVEAALDVVNGFRDRPAGTLRLNVPISASRLVLPRIVPGFLAAYPAIRLEVIAEENFIDLLVAGCDAGIRYDERLEQDMIAVPIGPRKQRFTTSAAPAYLERHGRPQHPRDLLGHACVRGRFPSGVITPWEFERDGEVVRVDPTGPLLVSIGGGVDLAIDAAIAGVGILWLFEDWVRPHFDSGALEPVLEPWWQEFSGPFLYYPGRRLVPAPLRAFIDYIRTPAGHW, encoded by the coding sequence ATGGCGACCGATCTCAACGATCTTCAGGCGTTCATGGCCGTGGCGCGCGCCGGCGGTTTTCGCGAAGGCGCCCGCGCCACGGCAGGCAGCGCCTCCGCGCTCAGCGAAGCCATCCGCCGTCTGGAAACCCAGCTCGGTGTCAGGCTCTTCAACCGCACCACGCGCAGCGTCGCTCTGACCGAGGCTGGAGCCGGCCTGCTGGCGCGGCTCGGTCCCGCTTTGGGCGAGGTGGAAGCCGCGCTCGATGTGGTGAACGGCTTTCGCGACCGGCCCGCCGGAACCCTGCGGCTCAACGTGCCGATCAGCGCCTCCCGGCTGGTCCTGCCAAGAATCGTTCCGGGATTCCTTGCGGCCTATCCGGCCATTCGCCTGGAGGTGATCGCCGAGGAAAACTTTATCGATCTGCTGGTCGCCGGCTGCGATGCCGGCATCCGCTATGACGAGCGGCTGGAGCAGGACATGATCGCCGTGCCGATCGGACCGCGCAAGCAGCGCTTCACGACCTCCGCGGCGCCGGCCTACCTTGAACGGCACGGTCGGCCACAGCATCCGCGTGACCTGCTTGGCCATGCTTGCGTGCGCGGCCGCTTCCCGAGCGGGGTCATCACGCCCTGGGAGTTCGAACGGGATGGTGAAGTGGTGCGGGTCGATCCCACGGGACCATTGCTCGTCAGCATCGGTGGAGGCGTCGATCTCGCTATCGATGCGGCGATCGCCGGCGTCGGCATTCTCTGGCTCTTCGAGGACTGGGTGCGCCCGCATTTCGACAGCGGCGCGCTGGAACCTGTCTTGGAACCGTGGTGGCAGGAATTCTCCGGGCCGTTTCTCTACTATCCAGGGCGCCGCTTGGTGCCGGCGCCACTGCGCGCCTTCATCGACTACATCAGGACGCCGGCCGGGCACTGGTGA
- a CDS encoding acyltransferase family protein, whose translation MAETALLNLAPAPAATRVGTMAGERFLVLDSWRGICALLVALFHFPTTSMISQSAFVGGSYLFVDFFFVLSGFVIASAYGGRLNEQDDLARFALVRFGRIYPLHILMLAAFAGFEALRLVLPALHGTGPAPFTGGFDLKSLLVNLFLLQGMGVEDHLSWNAPSWSISAEFFTYLLFAAVVFAAGQRAWIWFVAAAVTAPLFLLAVSTRHMDVSFDFGFIRCLYGFSLGALLAWFQHDSIAEARQALNGGAGRLAWTAAELAMIGGIALFVSVAGTNDIGIAAPVVFALALYLFAHEGGWVSAVLRSRPMLLLGSLSYSIYMVHIFVQARMINVGGLVERKLGLGIVGDLMLRGDHATGFGAGSPWIGFAALIVMLIAIIVASWFTWRFVEMPALAWFRRLAKRI comes from the coding sequence ATGGCCGAGACGGCTCTGCTCAACCTTGCGCCCGCACCCGCGGCGACCCGTGTCGGCACGATGGCCGGCGAGCGCTTCCTGGTGCTGGATTCCTGGCGTGGCATCTGCGCGCTGCTGGTGGCGCTGTTCCACTTCCCGACCACCTCGATGATTTCGCAAAGCGCCTTTGTCGGCGGCTCCTATCTTTTCGTCGATTTCTTCTTCGTGCTCTCCGGCTTCGTCATCGCCAGCGCCTATGGCGGCCGCCTGAACGAGCAGGACGACCTTGCCCGCTTCGCGCTGGTGCGCTTCGGCCGCATCTACCCGCTGCATATCCTGATGCTTGCCGCTTTCGCCGGCTTCGAGGCGCTGCGTCTCGTCCTGCCGGCGCTGCACGGAACCGGCCCGGCACCCTTCACGGGCGGCTTCGATCTCAAAAGCCTTCTCGTCAACCTCTTCCTCCTGCAGGGCATGGGCGTCGAGGACCATCTGAGCTGGAACGCGCCGAGCTGGAGCATTTCGGCCGAGTTCTTCACCTATCTGCTCTTTGCCGCCGTCGTCTTCGCTGCGGGCCAGCGCGCCTGGATATGGTTCGTCGCCGCCGCCGTGACGGCGCCGCTTTTCCTGCTTGCGGTCTCTACCCGTCATATGGACGTGTCCTTCGATTTCGGCTTCATCCGCTGCCTTTACGGCTTCTCGCTCGGCGCGCTGCTTGCCTGGTTTCAGCACGATTCCATTGCAGAGGCGCGACAAGCGTTGAACGGCGGGGCGGGGCGCCTCGCCTGGACGGCGGCCGAGCTGGCGATGATCGGGGGGATCGCGCTGTTTGTCTCCGTTGCCGGCACCAACGACATCGGCATTGCCGCGCCGGTCGTCTTCGCCTTGGCGCTTTATCTGTTTGCGCATGAAGGCGGATGGGTCAGCGCGGTTTTGCGCAGCCGGCCGATGCTGCTGCTCGGCTCGCTTTCCTATTCGATCTACATGGTCCACATCTTCGTCCAGGCGCGCATGATCAATGTCGGCGGCCTGGTCGAGCGAAAGCTCGGGCTTGGCATCGTCGGCGACCTGATGCTGCGCGGCGACCATGCGACCGGCTTCGGCGCAGGCTCGCCCTGGATCGGCTTCGCGGCTTTGATCGTGATGTTGATCGCCATCATCGTCGCGTCCTGGTTCACCTGGCGCTTCGTCGAGATGCCCGCGCTGGCCTGGTTCCGGCGCCTTGCCAAGCGGATTTGA
- a CDS encoding aminoglycoside phosphotransferase family protein, whose translation MQAFPERWKVSAPELIAETFSSRMWKVLREDGSPAIVKDLKPFDDVADELRGWHYLAWRRGEGAVRLLDRDGNRMLLEYAGDRLLSEHLAERGDDAATAIAADVMAKLLSPSEHAPPPNLQPLRERYMSLFRAAKTDRDAGRTSLYVHAADIAERLLADQHEIRPLHGDLHHDNILLGPRGWLAIDPKGVLGDPGFDAANMFYNPLDRDDLCLDPRRIAHMADIFGKTLDQSPRAILDHTISYGCLSAAWHREDKNAVDEKRELGVAEAVRKVRSRY comes from the coding sequence ATGCAGGCGTTCCCTGAGCGCTGGAAGGTCAGCGCTCCCGAACTCATTGCGGAGACCTTTTCCAGCCGGATGTGGAAGGTACTGCGCGAGGATGGTTCGCCGGCGATCGTCAAGGATCTGAAGCCCTTCGACGATGTCGCGGACGAGCTGCGCGGCTGGCATTATCTCGCCTGGCGGCGCGGAGAAGGCGCCGTGCGGCTGCTTGACCGCGACGGCAATCGCATGCTCCTCGAATATGCCGGCGACAGGCTCCTTTCCGAACATCTTGCGGAGCGCGGCGACGATGCCGCGACCGCGATCGCAGCCGACGTGATGGCGAAGTTGCTGTCGCCGTCCGAGCACGCGCCTCCACCCAACCTGCAACCGCTGCGGGAACGCTATATGAGCCTGTTTCGGGCGGCCAAGACCGACCGGGATGCGGGGCGAACCAGCCTCTATGTCCACGCCGCGGATATCGCCGAGCGGCTGCTCGCGGATCAGCACGAGATCAGGCCGCTGCATGGCGACCTGCACCATGACAACATCCTCCTCGGCCCGCGCGGTTGGCTGGCGATCGATCCGAAGGGGGTGCTCGGCGATCCCGGCTTCGATGCGGCCAACATGTTCTACAATCCGCTCGACCGCGACGATCTCTGCCTCGATCCGCGCCGGATCGCGCATATGGCCGACATATTCGGAAAGACGCTCGATCAGTCGCCGCGCGCCATTCTCGACCACACGATCTCCTATGGCTGCCTGTCGGCCGCGTGGCATCGCGAGGACAAGAACGCGGTCGACGAGAAGCGGGAGTTGGGCGTCGCCGAGGCCGTTCGAAAGGTTCGCTCGCGATACTGA
- a CDS encoding AAA family ATPase — MAARKQLTRLKAPYLKRILLEPSRVADWEQYPWSLPIFRDREFEFEFTSAITIIVGENGTGKSTLLEAIGALAGYDEAGGGKGYRPVDHSIAIDKSGAALADTLRGHWLPKVTAGWFFRAESFYSVARYLDKVALEDPFKPPPPDFLSWSHGEGFIRFFEERCRRQGIYILDEPESALSPTRQIELLKLLQRMAQSGTAQVIMATHSPLLMACPNARLFRISRFGLDPIDFQDTDHFRMMRDFCSDPQTFMEEALRNVDE, encoded by the coding sequence GTGGCTGCCCGCAAGCAATTGACACGGCTCAAAGCGCCTTACCTCAAGCGTATCCTGCTTGAGCCGTCGCGCGTTGCCGACTGGGAGCAATATCCCTGGAGCCTGCCGATCTTCCGCGACCGCGAATTCGAGTTCGAATTCACTTCGGCCATCACCATTATCGTCGGCGAGAACGGCACCGGCAAATCGACGCTGCTGGAAGCGATCGGAGCATTGGCAGGCTATGACGAGGCGGGCGGCGGCAAGGGTTACCGTCCGGTAGATCATTCCATCGCCATCGACAAAAGCGGAGCGGCGCTAGCAGACACGCTGCGCGGCCATTGGTTGCCGAAAGTCACCGCAGGCTGGTTCTTCCGCGCTGAATCCTTCTACTCGGTAGCGCGCTATCTCGATAAGGTTGCGCTCGAAGATCCGTTCAAACCTCCGCCGCCCGATTTCCTCTCCTGGTCGCATGGCGAAGGCTTCATCCGCTTCTTCGAGGAGCGCTGCCGGCGGCAGGGCATCTACATTCTCGACGAGCCTGAAAGCGCGCTGTCGCCGACCCGCCAGATCGAGCTGCTCAAATTGCTTCAACGCATGGCGCAATCCGGCACCGCGCAGGTTATCATGGCGACGCACTCGCCGCTGCTGATGGCTTGTCCGAATGCGCGGCTCTTCCGCATCAGCCGCTTCGGCCTCGACCCGATCGATTTCCAGGACACCGATCATTTTCGCATGATGCGCGACTTCTGCAGCGACCCTCAGACGTTTATGGAGGAGGCGTTGCGGAACGTCGATGAGTAG
- the rpsI gene encoding 30S ribosomal protein S9 yields the protein MAELSSLAELGTVAAQPAAPVHVQKLDKSGRAYATGKRKNAIARVWVKPGSGKITVNDKEFATYFARPVLQMILNQPIVAANRAGQYDIVATVIGGGLSGQAGAVRHGISKALTYYEPGLRSVLKKGGFLTRDSRVVERKKYGKAKARRSFQFSKR from the coding sequence ATGGCTGAGCTTTCCTCGCTCGCAGAACTCGGCACCGTCGCCGCGCAGCCGGCCGCGCCCGTGCATGTCCAGAAGCTCGACAAGTCGGGCCGCGCCTATGCCACCGGCAAGCGCAAGAACGCCATCGCGCGCGTCTGGGTGAAGCCGGGCTCCGGCAAGATCACGGTCAACGACAAGGAATTCGCGACCTATTTCGCGCGTCCGGTGCTGCAGATGATCCTCAACCAGCCGATCGTCGCGGCCAACCGCGCCGGCCAGTACGACATCGTCGCCACCGTCATCGGCGGCGGCCTCTCCGGCCAGGCCGGTGCGGTGCGTCACGGCATCTCCAAGGCGCTGACCTACTACGAGCCGGGCCTGCGCTCGGTGCTCAAGAAGGGCGGCTTCCTGACCCGCGACAGCCGCGTGGTCGAGCGCAAAAAGTACGGCAAGGCCAAGGCCCGCCGCAGCTTCCAGTTCTCGAAGCGCTAA
- a CDS encoding PaaI family thioesterase, with protein MPAQSDLKPMLNAVEVNALMASVYPQLNDNFIAYEAIDVFPGGCTVRLNADERHLRPGGTVSGPSLFTLADIGGYVCVLSHAGPDALSVTVNLDINFMRKAEAGPIDGHCRILKLGKSLMVFDIDIVAGPDGHTVAHATGTYSIPRKSSQT; from the coding sequence ATGCCTGCCCAAAGCGATCTGAAGCCAATGCTCAATGCGGTGGAAGTCAACGCGCTGATGGCAAGCGTCTATCCGCAACTCAACGACAATTTCATCGCCTATGAGGCGATCGACGTGTTTCCCGGCGGCTGCACGGTGCGCCTCAACGCTGATGAGAGGCATCTGCGCCCTGGCGGCACGGTATCCGGTCCGTCGCTGTTCACGCTGGCCGACATCGGCGGCTATGTCTGCGTGCTCAGCCACGCCGGACCGGACGCGCTCTCGGTGACGGTCAACCTCGACATCAACTTCATGCGCAAGGCCGAGGCGGGTCCGATCGACGGCCATTGCCGGATCCTGAAGCTCGGCAAGAGCCTGATGGTGTTCGATATCGACATCGTGGCGGGCCCGGACGGGCACACTGTGGCGCATGCCACGGGAACCTATTCCATCCCTCGTAAGTCCTCTCAAACTTGA
- the argC gene encoding N-acetyl-gamma-glutamyl-phosphate reductase yields the protein MKPKIFIDGEHGTTGLQIRALLADRGDLEIISIPTERRKETAARAEFLNAADVAILCLPDAAAKESVSLITNDTTKVIDASTAHRVAEGWEYGFAEMDKDQAKKIASAKRIANPGCWPQGPIATLRPLVTAGLLPADFPVTVNGISGYSGGGRPMIEDYVGKGEDAPEFLPYGLTLQHKHVPELRTYAKLSHDPIMQPAVGNFAQGMITVVPLQLGGLDRVPTGAELHAAIADHYASIDGGVVEVAPYTHMERIPEIDPEIYNGTNRMKVYVFANDERAQALLMAVYDNLGKGASGAAVQNLDLMLGIKH from the coding sequence ATGAAACCGAAAATCTTCATTGACGGCGAACACGGCACGACAGGCCTGCAGATCAGGGCGCTGCTGGCCGACCGCGGCGACCTGGAGATCATCTCCATCCCGACCGAGCGCCGCAAGGAGACCGCCGCCCGCGCCGAATTCCTCAACGCGGCCGACGTCGCGATCCTTTGCCTGCCGGATGCGGCGGCCAAGGAAAGCGTGTCGCTGATCACCAACGACACGACCAAGGTGATCGACGCCTCGACGGCGCATCGCGTCGCTGAGGGCTGGGAATATGGCTTCGCCGAAATGGACAAGGACCAGGCGAAGAAGATTGCCAGCGCGAAGCGCATCGCCAATCCGGGCTGCTGGCCGCAAGGGCCGATCGCGACGCTGCGGCCGCTGGTCACCGCCGGCCTGTTGCCGGCCGACTTCCCGGTCACCGTCAACGGCATCTCCGGCTATTCCGGCGGCGGCCGGCCGATGATCGAGGACTATGTCGGCAAGGGCGAGGACGCACCCGAATTCCTGCCCTACGGGCTGACGCTGCAGCACAAGCACGTGCCGGAGCTCCGCACCTATGCGAAGCTGTCGCACGACCCGATCATGCAGCCGGCGGTGGGCAATTTCGCGCAGGGCATGATCACCGTGGTGCCGCTGCAGCTCGGCGGTCTCGATCGCGTGCCGACCGGCGCCGAGCTTCACGCGGCGATCGCCGACCATTACGCCTCGATCGACGGCGGCGTGGTCGAGGTCGCGCCCTACACCCATATGGAGCGAATCCCGGAGATCGATCCGGAAATCTACAACGGCACCAACCGGATGAAGGTCTATGTGTTCGCCAATGACGAGCGGGCGCAGGCGCTGCTGATGGCCGTCTACGACAATCTCGGCAAGGGCGCGTCCGGCGCCGCGGTGCAGAATCTCGACCTGATGCTCGGCATCAAGCACTGA
- a CDS encoding aldo/keto reductase family oxidoreductase: MSSVNQSGTYKLGDRSVRRLGYGAMQLAGKGVFGPPKDHDAAIAVLREAVAQGVNHIDTSDYYGPYVTNKLIREALAPYPDDLTIVTKIGARRGEDASWLPAFTADELERAVHDNLRNLGLEVMDVVNLRIMFGVHGPAEGSIEAQVTKLAELQRKGLVRHIGLSNVTRAQIAEGRKICDIVCVQNQYNLAHRDDDALIDELARDGIAYVPFFPLGGFSPLQSSTLSSVAKRLDATPMQVALAWLLQRSPNILLIPGTSSVEHLQENLAAAELELSADALRELDGVARAA, encoded by the coding sequence ATGTCCAGCGTAAACCAATCCGGCACCTACAAACTCGGCGACCGCTCCGTCCGCCGCCTCGGCTACGGCGCCATGCAGCTCGCGGGCAAAGGCGTGTTTGGCCCGCCGAAAGACCATGACGCGGCGATTGCCGTGCTGCGCGAAGCGGTGGCGCAAGGCGTGAACCATATCGATACCAGCGACTATTACGGGCCTTACGTCACCAACAAGCTGATCCGTGAGGCGTTGGCGCCCTACCCCGACGACCTCACCATCGTCACCAAGATCGGCGCCCGTCGCGGCGAGGACGCTTCCTGGCTGCCCGCCTTCACAGCCGATGAGCTCGAACGGGCGGTGCACGACAACCTTCGCAATCTCGGCCTCGAGGTGATGGACGTCGTCAATCTGCGCATCATGTTCGGGGTGCATGGCCCGGCGGAGGGCTCCATCGAGGCGCAGGTCACCAAGCTTGCCGAACTTCAGCGCAAGGGCCTGGTGCGCCATATCGGCTTGAGCAACGTCACGCGCGCGCAGATCGCGGAAGGCCGCAAGATCTGCGACATTGTCTGCGTGCAGAACCAGTACAATCTCGCGCACCGGGACGACGATGCGCTGATCGACGAGCTGGCACGCGACGGCATCGCCTATGTGCCGTTCTTCCCGCTCGGCGGCTTCAGCCCGTTGCAGTCGTCAACGCTGTCCAGCGTGGCGAAGCGGCTTGACGCTACGCCGATGCAGGTTGCGCTGGCGTGGCTGCTGCAGCGCTCGCCCAACATCCTCTTGATCCCCGGCACGTCGTCGGTCGAGCATCTGCAGGAGAATCTGGCGGCGGCGGAGCTGGAGCTGTCGGCGGATGCGCTGCGGGAGTTGGATGGCGTGGCGAGAGCGGCGTGA
- the rplM gene encoding 50S ribosomal protein L13, with protein sequence MATFSQKPADVVKKWVLIDAEGLVVGRLATVIANHLRGKHKPTFTPHVDDGDNVIVINADKVVFTGKKYTDKVYYWHTGHPGGIKERTARQLLEGRFPERVVEKAVERMIPRGPLGRRQMKNLRVYAGAEHPHTAQQPVTLDVAKLNSKNKRAS encoded by the coding sequence ATGGCTACCTTTTCGCAGAAGCCTGCGGATGTGGTGAAGAAGTGGGTGCTGATCGACGCCGAAGGTCTCGTCGTCGGTCGTCTGGCCACCGTCATCGCCAATCATCTGCGCGGCAAGCACAAGCCCACCTTCACCCCGCATGTCGATGATGGCGACAACGTCATCGTCATCAACGCAGACAAGGTAGTGTTCACCGGCAAGAAGTACACCGACAAGGTCTATTACTGGCACACCGGCCACCCCGGCGGCATCAAGGAGCGCACCGCGCGCCAACTACTCGAGGGCCGCTTCCCCGAGCGCGTCGTCGAGAAGGCCGTCGAGCGCATGATCCCGCGCGGCCCGCTTGGCCGTCGCCAGATGAAGAATCTCCGCGTCTATGCCGGCGCCGAGCATCCGCACACCGCCCAGCAGCCCGTCACGCTCGACGTGGCCAAGCTGAACTCCAAGAACAAGAGGGCCTCGTAA
- a CDS encoding type II toxin-antitoxin system HicA family toxin has product MERDSRRIIKRLREDGFELVSVRGSHHKFRKGAVVLVVPHPEKDLPVGTARAIAKQAGWIR; this is encoded by the coding sequence ATCGAGCGCGACAGCCGCCGCATCATAAAGCGGTTGAGGGAGGACGGCTTCGAATTGGTTTCAGTTCGGGGTTCGCATCACAAATTCCGAAAAGGGGCCGTCGTGCTTGTTGTTCCGCACCCGGAAAAAGACCTGCCAGTCGGCACCGCTCGCGCGATTGCCAAGCAAGCAGGCTGGATCCGCTAG
- a CDS encoding glycerophosphodiester phosphodiesterase family protein — protein MRTLWLSLLLSAALGAISGQSLAGETRAAQILDRFEHANQWRDHVMIAAHRAGSMQAGKTLYAENSLAAVEGSIAIGAEIVEVDVRRAKDGAFVIMHDSWLDRTTTCKGEVVNYTLAELRKCRLVIEGTGAVTNETVSTLREMLLTTKDRILINLDNKLEVTDLPGMIAEARDLGMADQVIVKENLWNRQRIDAAGAALAEAGGGFQFMPILADDAVHDAAFAAEVDKAFAPRAVELINWRNGAETLTSTGGPLFSNHMRAEAVRGDWHLWADTYAIVHKPGGFLAGGRGDELAVAAGLPREAWGFWVDRGATIIQTDEPKAAIEWLTANGYRVPYTTEPAHTASIN, from the coding sequence ATGCGAACACTCTGGCTGAGCCTTCTTCTGTCCGCTGCGCTTGGCGCTATCTCCGGCCAGAGTTTAGCCGGCGAGACACGCGCCGCCCAAATCCTCGACCGCTTCGAACATGCCAATCAGTGGCGCGACCATGTGATGATCGCCGCGCATCGCGCCGGCAGCATGCAGGCGGGCAAAACGCTTTACGCCGAGAATTCGCTGGCCGCCGTCGAAGGTTCGATCGCAATCGGCGCCGAGATTGTCGAGGTCGACGTCCGGCGTGCGAAGGACGGCGCGTTCGTCATCATGCATGACAGCTGGCTCGACCGCACGACCACCTGCAAGGGCGAGGTCGTGAACTACACGCTGGCCGAGCTGAGGAAATGCCGGTTGGTCATCGAGGGCACTGGTGCCGTCACCAACGAGACCGTGTCGACGCTGCGCGAGATGCTGCTGACGACCAAGGACAGGATCCTGATCAACCTCGACAACAAGCTGGAGGTGACCGACCTGCCCGGCATGATCGCCGAGGCGCGCGATCTCGGTATGGCCGATCAGGTGATCGTCAAGGAGAACCTCTGGAACCGGCAACGCATCGATGCCGCGGGCGCGGCGCTTGCTGAAGCCGGCGGCGGCTTCCAATTCATGCCGATCCTCGCCGACGACGCCGTGCATGATGCCGCCTTTGCCGCCGAGGTCGACAAGGCCTTCGCGCCGCGCGCCGTCGAGCTGATCAACTGGCGCAACGGCGCCGAGACGCTGACATCGACCGGCGGGCCGCTGTTCAGCAATCACATGCGCGCGGAAGCCGTGCGCGGCGACTGGCATCTCTGGGCCGACACCTACGCTATCGTCCACAAACCGGGCGGGTTCCTCGCCGGCGGCCGTGGCGACGAACTCGCCGTCGCCGCCGGCCTGCCGCGCGAAGCCTGGGGGTTCTGGGTGGACCGCGGTGCGACGATCATCCAGACCGACGAGCCCAAAGCGGCGATCGAATGGCTGACGGCGAACGGGTATCGCGTGCCGTACACTACAGAACCCGCGCATACGGCGAGCATTAATTAG
- the speB gene encoding agmatinase gives MANKEIDHAFTARSKTGASLEPTYAGALSFMRRKYTKDVKGADAVVWGIPFDAAVTNRPGARFGPQAIRRASAILDNDPQYPFSRDLFEHLSVVDYGDCLLDSGNHQKTPGTIEREAAKILKSGAFLLTLGGDHFVTWPLLKAHAAMHGPLALVQFDAHQDTWPDDGKRIDHGSFVARAVNEGIIDPDRSIQIGIRTHAPDTFGIKILYGHEVEEMRASDIAYAIVERTGGKKTYLTFDIDCLDPAFAPGTGTPVAGGPSSAKMLSTLRQLGQIDIVGADIVEVAPAYDHADITAIAGSIIAMHYLGLLAERKARAEELNNGNHAAISHAHGI, from the coding sequence ATGGCGAATAAAGAAATCGACCACGCCTTCACTGCCCGCTCCAAGACGGGCGCGTCGCTTGAGCCGACCTATGCCGGGGCGCTGTCGTTCATGCGGCGCAAATACACGAAGGACGTGAAGGGCGCGGACGCCGTCGTGTGGGGCATTCCCTTCGACGCCGCCGTCACCAACCGGCCGGGCGCCCGCTTCGGGCCGCAGGCGATCCGCCGCGCCTCGGCGATCCTCGACAACGATCCGCAATATCCATTCTCGCGCGATCTGTTCGAACACCTCTCGGTGGTCGACTACGGCGATTGCCTGCTCGACAGCGGCAATCACCAGAAGACGCCGGGCACGATCGAGCGCGAGGCGGCCAAGATCCTGAAATCAGGCGCGTTCCTCCTGACGCTCGGCGGCGACCATTTCGTCACCTGGCCGCTGCTCAAGGCGCATGCCGCGATGCATGGGCCGCTGGCGCTCGTGCAGTTCGACGCGCATCAGGACACCTGGCCGGACGACGGCAAGCGCATCGATCACGGCTCCTTCGTCGCCCGCGCTGTCAATGAAGGCATTATCGACCCCGATCGCTCGATCCAGATCGGCATCCGCACCCACGCGCCGGATACGTTCGGCATCAAGATACTCTACGGCCACGAAGTCGAGGAGATGCGCGCCTCCGACATCGCCTATGCGATCGTCGAGCGCACCGGCGGCAAGAAGACCTATCTCACCTTCGACATCGACTGCCTCGACCCGGCCTTCGCGCCCGGCACCGGAACGCCGGTCGCGGGCGGCCCCTCCTCGGCAAAGATGCTGTCGACGCTGCGCCAGCTCGGCCAGATCGACATCGTCGGCGCCGATATCGTCGAGGTTGCGCCGGCCTATGATCATGCCGATATAACGGCGATCGCCGGATCGATCATCGCCATGCATTATCTAGGCCTGTTGGCGGAACGAAAGGCACGGGCGGAAGAGTTGAACAACGGCAATCATGCCGCGATAAGTCATGCTCACGGCATATGA